The proteins below come from a single Dasypus novemcinctus isolate mDasNov1 chromosome 22, mDasNov1.1.hap2, whole genome shotgun sequence genomic window:
- the ZNF184 gene encoding zinc finger protein 184, which produces MEDILSADSALFQGEYTDKEGLAPLLPSASCQESVTFKDVIVDFTQEEWKQLDPVQRDLFRDVTLENYTHLVSIGLQVPKPDVISQLERGTEPWILEPDIPLGTFADWESRPENTVSAPELDISEEEPSPKEIVDKLKRDDPWSSNFLETWESEGSLEKQQASQQTLPGEIKITEKTIPTCERGPVNSEFGKSISVSSVLITQQEISPEESPPKCNDHKTSVKQNLKPIKKEKTCKCNECGKAFSYCSALIRHQRTHTGEKPYKCNECEKAFSRSENLINHQRIHTGDKPYKCEQCGKGFIEGPSLIQHQRIHTGEKPYKCDECGKAFSQRTHLVQHQRIHTGEKPYTCNECGKAFSQRGHFMEHQKIHTGEKPFKCDECDKTFTRSTHLTQHQKIHTGEKTYKCNECGKAFNGPSTFIRHHMIHTGEKPYECNECGKAFSQHSNLTQHQKTHTGEKPYDCAECGKSFSYWSSLAQHLKIHTGEKPYKCNECGKAFSYCSSLTQHRRIHTREKPFECNECGKAFSYLSNLNQHQKTHTQEKAYECKECGKAFIRSSSLAKHERIHTGEKPYQCHECGKTFSYGSSLIQHRKIHTGERPYKCNECGRAFNQNIHLTQHKRIHTGAKPYECAECGKAFRHCSSLAQHQKTHTEEKPYQCNKCDKAFSQSSHLTQHQRIHTGEKPFKCNECDKAFSRSTHLTEHQNTHTGEKPYNCNECRKTFSQSTYLIQHQRIHSGEKPFGCNDCGKAFRYRSALNKHQRLHSGI; this is translated from the exons GAATCGGTGACCTTCAAGGATGTGATTGTGGACTTTACCCAGGAAGAATGGAAACAGCTGGATCCTGTGCAGAGAGATCTGTTCAGGGATGTGACACTGGAAAATTACACACACTTGGTCTCTATAG GACTCCAGGTTCCCAAACCTGATGTGATTTCCCAGTTAGAGCGAGGGACAGAACCATGGATCCTAGAGCCAGACATTCCACTAGGCACCTTTGCAG actggGAAAGCAGGCCTGAAAATACTGTGTCAGCCCCAGAGTTGGACATTTCTGAAGAAGAGCCATCTCCAAAGGAAATAGTGGATAAACTCAAAAGGGATGATCCTTGGAGTTCCAACTTCTTAGAAACATGGGAATCTGAAGGCAGTCTAGAGAAGCAGCAGGCAAGCCAACAGACACTGccaggggaaataaaaataactgaaaagacaATACCCACTTGTGAAAGAGGCCCTGTAAATAGTGAATTTGGGAAAAGTATCAGTGTGAGTTCAGTCCTTATAACACAACAAGAAATATCCCCAGAAGAGAGCCCTCCCAAATGCAATGACCATAAAACAAGTGTCAAACAGAATTTAAAgccaattaaaaaagagaaaacttgtaaatgcaatgaatgtgggaaagcttttagttatTGCTCAGCTCTTATTCGCCATCAGAGAACAcatactggagaaaaaccctacaaatgcaatgaatgtgaaaaAGCCTTCAGCCGGAGTGAAAACCTTATAAACCATCAAAGAATCCATACTGGAGATAAGCCATATAAATGTGAGCAGTGTGGAAAAGGCTTCATTGAAGGTCCATCTCTTATTCAGCATCAAAGAATTCACACGGGCGAAAAACCCTATAAATGtgatgaatgtgggaaagcctttagccaGAGGACCCATCTTGTTcagcatcagagaattcatactggtgagaaaccgTATACCTGTAATGagtgtggaaaagccttcagtcAGAGAGGTCACTTTAtggaacatcagaaaattcacacAGGAGAAAAACCTTTTAAATGTGATGAATGTGATAAAACCTTCACCAGGAGCACACACCTTACTCAACATCAaaaaattcatactggagagaaaacctataaatgtaatgaatgtgggaaagccttcaatgGGCCTTCAACATTTATCCGTCATCATATGATTCATACAGGTGAAAAACCTtatgaatgcaatgaatgtgggaaagccttcagccaGCATTCAAACCTCACTCAACATCAGAAAACAcacactggggagaaaccctATGATTGTGCTGAATGTGGAAAATCCTTTAGTTACTGGTCATCCCTTGCTCAACATCTgaaaattcatactggagaaaagccctacaaatgcaatgaatgtgggaaggcctttaGTTACTGTTCATCTCTTACTCAACATAGGAGAATACACACCAGAGAAAAGCCCtttgaatgcaatgaatgtggaaaagcttTTAGTTATCTCTCAAACCTTAATCAACATCAGAAGACTCATACCCAAGAGAAAGcctatgaatgtaaggaatgtggaaaagcctttaTTCGAAGTTCCTCTCTTGCTAAACACgaaagaattcatactggagagaaaccctatcaGTGTCatgaatgtgggaaaaccttcagtTATGGTTCATCCCTTATTCAGCATAGGAAAATACATACTGGAGAAAGACCTTAcaagtgtaatgaatgtgggagAGCCTTCAACCAGAACATTCACCTTACTCAACATAAGAGAATTCATACAGGAGCAAAGCCTTATGAGTGTGCTGAGTGTGGTAAAGCCTTCCGGCATTGTTCATCTCTTGCTCAGCATCAAAAAACTCACACAGAAGAAAAACCCTACCAGTGTAATAAATGTGATAAAGCTTTCAGCCAGAGCTCACATCTGACTCAGCATCAacgaattcacactggagagaagccctttaagtgcaatgaatgtgacaaAGCCTTTAGCCGGAGCACTCATCTGACTGAACATCAGAAtactcatactggagagaaaccttataacTGTAATGAATGTAGGAAAACTTTTAGCCAGAGCACGTACCTCATTCAGCATCAGAGAATTCATTCAGGAGAGAAGCCTTTTGGATGTAACGattgtggaaaagccttcagatACCGTTCTGCTCTCAACAAACATCAGAGACTGCACTCTGGCATATGA